Proteins from a single region of Plasmodium brasilianum strain Bolivian I chromosome 13, whole genome shotgun sequence:
- a CDS encoding fam-l protein, which produces MKQSVKLLFFTTISPFIILSWICHFYNYMSTFNKYLNENYNPYEKKDIKTYRLLGKCKQDHISSIVGLKSVIPNNEHKDKKNISNSQKKDKYKYVQLDESSLNSMGHQKQAKKNKSYIFETKDYSYLEKKIFKELDFLDFLKNNRTISDNLYKKVVQKKCQLRIFTPVILLILLSISLILDFCCGYGLRRGLFKLLKFSLGDEPLGKLYTFLKNNLGSFLKLTTSSGKELYITPFFEFIIYFSSFAILSITVIFGIFYYHKKVKKYEKIKYKKR; this is translated from the exons atgaaacaaAGTGTTaagttacttttttttactacAATTTCTccctttataattttaagttggatatgtcatttttacaattatatg AGtacttttaataaatatttaaatgaaaattataatccctacgaaaaaaaagatataaaaacttATCGATTACTAGGAAAATGTAAACAGGATCATATATCGAGTATTGTAGGATTAAAAAGTGTTATACCAAATAACGAACATAAAgacaaaaagaatataagTAATAGccaaaaaaaggataaatataaatatgtacaattaGATGAAAGTTCGTTGAATAGTATGGGACACCAGAAACAAGCTAAGAAAAacaaatcatatatatttgaaacaaaaGACTATTCTtatcttgaaaaaaaaatattcaaagaactAGATTTTTtggattttcttaaaaacaaCAGAACGATTAGTGACAATCTGTACAAAAAAGtggtacaaaaaaaatgccAATTACGCATTTTTACACCTGTAATATTGTTAATTCTGTTATCAATATCACTTATATTAGATTTTTGCTGTGGTTATGGCTTAAGAAGGGGATTGTTTAAATTATTGAAATTTTCATTAGGTGATGAACCATTGGGTAAATTATACACATTTTTGAAGAACAATTTGGGTTCGTTTTTGAAGTTAACCACATCTTCAGGAaaggaattatatataacacccttttttgaatttataatatacttcTCATCGTTCGCTATATTGAGCATAACAGTAATATttggaattttttattaccataaaaaagttaaaaaatatgaaaaaattaaatataagaaaagataa